Genomic window (Sulfurovum sp. NBC37-1):
TTTATAGCCATAGGCTTTATTGTATCTTTTTCGTATACTGGGTACAGCCTCTTCACGCTTTCCATGGCAGCGCAGACAGCTCTTTTCGATATACATCGGTTTGATGAAACTATATGTTTCCCCATTCTCCAAGAATTTGTATTTTTCTTCGGGATGAGACTTAAAATAGTCGATCATCTGTGCTTCAAAACGGTCTACTTTGTTAAGAGGGTTCCGGGGACGGTCCGAGACCGTACGTACGACGATCTCCCCATTAACCTTTGAACTGAAACGTTCACTGATCTCAGTAATAGTCTTGACCGGCAGGAGGTTCAAACTGGTATCGGTGATCTTTATATGTTCACGCAGAAAGACATCCTGATAGGTCTGGCGGAAGGAGGAGATAAATTCGGCAAGTGATTTACTTTCATGCAGAACGATGAGTTTTTGCGTCTTGCTGATCTCCTGATATTGTTCATAAGTACGGTAAAAGAGTACAACGAACAAAAGTACTGCGAAAAGAATGAAAATTTTCATACGTTTCATGATAGTTTTTCCTTCCGTCATTCAATAACATGAAGACAATGTAATATTCTAACATATATTTTTCTTATTTTTGTGTACTCCCATATAAATACTTCAGAAAAATTCTTGTGATATAATACGATTCATTTTATTTCAAGGCAGCATGTCGTGACAGAAAGCAACGTCAAAACACAAAAATTCATCCTCAAGCTCTTTCCGGAGATCATGGTCAAAGGCTCTTCGGCCAAAAAGCAGATGGTCCAGCAACTTTACAGCAATCTCCAAACCCTGCTCGGCAGAATAGATGAGCAGATAGCCATCAGGAAATTCTCCGACAAGATAGAGGTAGTCACGCCCGTCACTTGTCTGGAAGAAGTACGTAACACGCTCCTGCATACACCGGGTATCGAACAGGTACTTGAAGCGCTGCAGTTCGACAATATGGACAATCTTGAGAAGATCAAGGAAAAGGTTTGTGAGATCGTAGCCCCGACCATCGAGGCCAAAAGCTTTGTAGTGCGTGCCAAACGGACCGGTAGCCACTCTTTCAACTCTTCGGAAATGGAGCGCGTCATCGGTGGCTATACACTGGCACACAGCTCTGCGGCGAGAGTGGACCTGCATGATCCGGAGGAGACGGTACGCATCGAGCTCATCAACAACCAGCTCAATATCATCACGGAGAAACATATCGGCCTTGGCGGTTTTCCCATTGGCACACAGGGAGACGTGCTCTCCCTGATGTCCGGCGGTTTCGACTCCACCGTGGCAAGCTACCTGACTATGAAACGGGGCATCAAGACCCACTTCATTTTCTTCAACCTCGGCGGCGCGGCACATGAGATAGGGGTGAAACAGGTCTCTCTGTACCTCTGGAGCCGTTACGGCACTTCACATCCTGTCCGGTTCATCTCCGTACCGTTCGATACTGTCGTTGAAGAGATCTTCCGTTCCACAGCGGAGACCTACATGGGTGTGACCCTCAAACGCCTCATGCTGATGGCGGCAGAAAAGATCGCCAACGAGATGGGTATCGATGCCCTTGTCACGGGAGAGAGCGTCGCACAGGTCTCCAGCCAGACCCTGAGGAACCTCGCGCTCATCGACCAGGTGACCAACAAACTGGTACTGCGTCCGCTTGCCACCTTTAACAAACCGGACATCATCGACATCGCCACCCAAATAGGCACACGCTATTTTGCGGAGAATATGCCCGAATACTGCGGTGTCATCTCCAAGAACCCCATCATTCACGGCTCCTACAAACGCATGGAGAAAGAGGCAAAACGCTTCAACTATGAAGTGCTTGACAAGGCTGTTGAAGATGCCGTCAGTCTCGATATCCGCGATATCGTGGACGATGTCAGCCAGAGTGCGCCTGTTGAGGTCGTACAGAACCTCGACAGCGGAGACTACACCATCATAGATATACGCACAGACGCCCCTTGCATCAAGACAGAATGTGAAAGCATACAGATCCCCTTCCACAAGCTCAAGACAGAATTCAAAAAACTGCCGCAGGATAGGGAGTACCTGCTCTACTGCGACAAAGGCATCATGAGCCAGCTGCATGCCCAGTACCTGCGTGACTCGGAAAATCTAGAGAATGTCAGGGTTTACAGGCCGTAATCTCCTTCCTCTTTAACGTACTCCCAACCTTCCCATTATAGTACAGAGGTGAGACGAATTTTAAAAGAATATTATTGTATTAGCTGTCCTGGTATCTTTTTACGTTTACGCTACTCTTCTTCTCCTTTGAGTTCTTTGGGTATCTGTTTGTTCGTCTGGGCACCCAGCTCTTTGAGCTGCTGCACCTGGCGTACCAGATTGCCTTTTCCATCACTGAGTTTGTTCTTGGCTGCGGAAAAACTGCTTTGAATGGCATCGATCTGTTTGGAGATCTTGATAAGGTCTTCAGAAAAACGTACGAACTTGTCGTACATCGCCCCTGCCCGTCTTGCAATCTCCTGGGCATTCTGATTCTGCCGTTCATACTTCCAGACATTCTCGACCGCCCGCATAGCAACTAGCAGGGTGGTTGGGCCTACGAGAAGAATCTTCTTTTTGAAGGCATTGTCATAAATGCTGTTATCATGCTCAAGTGCCACAGCCAATGCACCTTCGATCGGCATGAACATAAAGATGAAGTCCAGTGTATTGACTTCTTTGAGACGCTCATAATTCTTGTTTGACAGCTCTTCAATATGCATTTTGATGGAGTTGAGATGTGCGGCAAGATGTTTGGCTTTGTTGGCTTCATCCTCTGCATTGATGAAACGTTCGTAGGAGATAAGGGAAGTCTTGGCATCAATGATAAGATCCCTGTTGTCGGGAAGATGTACAATGACATCGGGACGTAGCACTTCGTTGTCATCCGTTCGCAAAGAGACTTCACGTTCAAACTCATGACCTTTGCGCAGTCCCGAAGCTTCAAGAACATGCTCCAGTACCATTTCACCCCAGACACCCTGTTGTTTGCTTTCGCCTTTGAGCGCATTGGTCAGATTGATGGCATCCGTGCTGATCTTCTCGTTGAGCTCTTTGAGCGAATTAATCTCATTCTTAAGGACTGCCCGGTCCTGACTTTCGGCATTATACGTATCGGAAACCTGTTTTTTGAATTCTTCTATCTGTGTCTGCAGTGGTTTGATCATACTGTCAAGATTCTGTTTGGAGAACTCTGCGAATTTTTCCGAATTGCCGTCGAATATCTGTTTTGCCAGACGCTCGAACTCCGTTTTGAGCTCTTTTTTATGCTCCTGCATCATCTCGAGTTTGCTGGAAGCATGCCTGCTCTCCGTCTCCAGTTTCATCAGCAGTCTTGCATTGTTCACCTGGAACCTGTTGTTCTCCTCCTGCAAATGTTCAAAACGCCCCTGAAGCTCCTTGTGTTCTTTCAGCAGGTTCTCATACATCTTTTCAAGGTTCTCAAGCTGTGTCTCTGTCTGACTCAGTTCCTTCTCAAGCACACTGTTCTTTGTCTGAAGTGTTGCGACCTGCTCGGTTTTGGAAGCAAGCTCTTCCCTCACCTGTGAGAAATGCTGAAGCTCCTGTTCATAACCTGCATTAGTGATCTTAACACTCTGAAGTTCTTTCTCAAGTGCATCGATCTTTATGCTTTTCACTCTGTCGAGCTCATGACTTTCCACCAGTCTGTCACTCAATGTTTTTGCTTTGGTAGAGAACACTACCACTACCAGCACAATGACCAGAAGGACGACAAGCGCAATACCTGCAACGAACATCAGTGTCGAATCGTTCTGTATCGTTTGAAAGATCTCTTGCATCTTACCCCCTTATCTCATCATACTCTTTGGGAGCGGTACAAGTCATGCTTTGCCGACTCAGTGCTCCCTTCCCATACTTGATCTTTTTAAATACTATCTGTACCTTGTTGTCCAGGTCATCATAATAGGCTATACTCTGCAGCCGCTTTTTCCCGTCGGTCTGGATCGTATAACTCTTACCCCCATAATGGGCAACATAAATGTTTGATTTGTGTTCTTTTGCCTGTTTGACGATCTCGTTCAGGTTGAAACCTTTGGAGATAAGATAGGTGGAGACCTGCTCCAGATCATGGTCTACCACTCTCAACTCCTTCCCGTCCGTGCAAACCTCTTTTTTTGTCGGTCTGGTGTAGTCCCATTTCATCAGGGAGGGCGTGGAAAAAAATACTTTGCCACTATACGTGATAGTCTTTTTCTTCGTATTGGTGATCATCTGGGTAAAGTTCGCTTTAAAATAGTCAGGCAGAGTGATCCCGTTGGCATACAGAGAAATCCCTATAGTCATACTTACTAATATTTTTCTCAATTCTTATCCTTTTTAACTTTTGAAATATACCAAAAACTCACTTGCTAAGGGGTAATATCTGCCATTTTGTCATAAAATCGTGAAAGTACTGTGAGCTTATCTTTACCATAACGGATTATTAATCACTTTTTGGATAAAATTAAGCCAATTTATTTAAGGCAAGTATAAACATGATCAAATCCGTACTAAAAGTCTTCGGCACACAGAACGACAGAATCGTCAAAAGCTACATGAAGCGCGTCAGCAACATCAATGTGCTGGAATCAACCTATGAACCCATGAGCGATGAGGAGCTGCAGGTAGCCTTCAATGCACTCAGAGAATCGGTGAAGAGTGGAGAAAAGAGTATGGAGGATGTCCTTTATGACTCTTTTGCCATTACACGTGAAGCGAGTAAGCGTGTTCTGGGGCTGAGACATTACGATGTGCAGATGGTCGGTGGTATGGTACTGCATGACGGCAACATCGCAGAAATGAAGACGGGTGAAGGTAAAACGCTTGTCGCGACACTGGCCGTTGTACTCAATGCCATGACGGGCAAAGGCGTTCATGTCGTCACTGTGAACGACTACCTGGCAAAAAGGGACTCCAGCGAGATGGGTGAACTCTACAACTTCCTCGGCTACAGCGTGGGTTGTATCACGGCCGACATACAGGACGATGCAGGAAGAAAAGCGCAGTATGATGCGGACATCACTTACGGTACGAACAACGAATACGGCTTCGACTATCTGCGTGACAATATGAAAGTCCGTCTTGAAGAAAAGGTGCAGAGAGAGCACAACTATGCCATCGTGGATGAAGTGGACTCCATCCTTATCGATGAGGCGAGAACACCACTCATCATCTCCGGTCCGACACAGAGAGACCAGAACCACTATGCCAGAGCCGATGCCATTGCCAAACAGATGGAACGCGGAGAGAAAATAGAGACCAAACCGGGTGAAGACGAAAAGACCACCGGGGACTTCATCGTTGACGAGAAGAACCGGACCATTGTCATGACCGAACAGGGTCTTCAGAAAGCACAGGACCTCTTTGAAGTTGACAATCTCTACTCACTTGAAAATGCCGTACTCTCGCACCACCTCGACCAGGCGCTCAAGGCACATAATATTTTTGAAAAAGATGTCGACTATGTTGTCCAGGACAATGAGATCATCATCGTTGATGAATTTACGGGAAGGCTCTCTGAAGGACGAAGATACTCCGAAGGACTGCACCAGGCGCTCGAAGCCAAGGAAGGCGTAGAGATACAGGAAGAGTCACAGACACTTGCAGAGATCACTTACCAGAACTACTTCAGACTCTATAACAAACTTGCTGGTATGACCGGTACGGCACAAACCGAAGCGACGGAATTCTCACAGATCTACGGGCTGGATGTCATCTCCATTCCAACGAACGTCCCTGTAGAGCGTGCCGACAGGAATGACCTGATCTATAATACGGAAAAAGAGAAACTTGACGCTGTAGTACGCAAAGTAAAAGAGTACCACAGCAAGGGTCAGCCTGTACTCATCGGTACGGCATCCATCGAAAAATCAGAAATGATCCATGAGAGACTCAAAAAAGAGAAGATACCACATAATATCCTGAATGCGAAGAACCATGCACAGGAAGCAGAGATTATCAAGAATGCAGGGCAAAAAGGTGCCGTAACCGTTGCGACCAACATGGCGGGACGCGGGGTCGACATCAAAATAGACGATGAAGTGAGATCGCTGGGCGGTCTTGCCATCCTCGGTACTGAGAGACACGAAAGCAGACGTATCGACAACCAGCTCAGAGGGCGTTCAGGCCGTCAGGGTGACCTGGGTGAGAGTCAGTTCTTCCTTTCGCTTGACGACAACCTGCTGCGCATTTTCGGCGGAGAGAAGATCAGAAATATCATGAACAGGCTTGGCGTGGAAGAGGGAGAGTACATCGACTCCAAGATCGTCACCCGTTCTGTCGAAAAAGCACAGAAAAAAGTAGAGAACCAGCATTACGAATCGCGTAAGCACATTCTCGAGTACGATGATGTCGCCAACCATCAGAGAAAAGCAATCTATGCCTTCAGGAACCAGCTGCTTGACCCTGAATTCGATATCGATGCCAAGATCAAAGAGAACCGTGCCGAGTATGTACATCACATGCTTGCCGAAGCTGAAATCTTCGAAGGAATGCCGAAAGAGGATTTCGATATAGAAAAACTGGCGGCACTCATCAAAGAGGAACTGCGTATCGAAGTCGACCCGCAGTACTTCAAAGACAAAGAGACCGAGGAACTCGAAGCGATGATCACCGAAATGATGGAGAACATTTACGAAGAGAAAATGTCACAGCTCGAGCCGGCACAGCGAAATGAGATCGAACGTATTCTCTACCTTCAGGTACTCGATCCGCAGTGGAGAGACCACCTTTACGAGATGGATGTTCTCAAAACAGGTATCGGACTCAGAGGATACAACCAGAAAGATCCGCTTACCGAATACAAGCAGGACAGCTACAAACTCTTTACCGATCTTGTAGAGCGTATCAAGCTTGAAGCGGTCAAAGTTCTGCACCTTGTGCAGTTCGATTTCACTTCGCCTGAAGAGGAAGAGGAAGCTATTGAGCAGATCAGGGAAGAATTGGAAAGCGAAGTAGCTGATGCTTCACTCAACCAGTCCTTTGAAGAAGGTGTGATCGCAGAGGATTCCGAAAAGCTCAAACCGATCACAGGTACGAAAAAACCAAAAAGAAACGACCCCTGCCCTTGCGGTTCAGGCAAGAAATACAAAAACTGCTGCGGACAGAGCGGACCGAAAAAAGGTCTGTTGGCTTAAATGTCCGCCATACTTAAACATGTCTCACCCAACAAGCGCTTTGTTGGGCACATCATTAAACATTATCTGAAATACGATAAAGAAAATCCCTTCATCTTCATCTCCGCCCTGCTCGCTTTTTTCGGTATCGCTGCAGGCGTGATGGTACTCATGATCGCCATGGGGGTCATGAACGGAACACAGCAGGAGTTCACCAAAAAGCTCTTTGTCATGAATTACCCTCTTACTGTACTCCCCATTGAAGAGAATGCTGTCAATATCGATCTGGTCAAGGAACTTTCCCGGAAATTTCCCGATATGAAATTCTCCCCCTACTATACGACACAGGTTATTACCAAAAATGACGGTGCTGTACAGGGTTCACTGCTCTATGGCGTGGACTATGACAAAGAGAGCCAGCTTAATGACGTCTTTAGAAAAGCCAGAGGAGATGGTAAAAGTAAATTCAAGGTCGTCATCGGAGAGGGGCTCTCTTATGAAATGAATGCGATGAAAGGTGATAAGGTCACGCTCTATTTTTCCGAGCAGACCGCTGCAGGCTTTGGAACAATGCCGCTTCAAAAACGTTTCGTCGTGGATGGCGTTTTCAAGTCCGGCCTGAAAGCCTATGACAAGGCGATCATGTACACTACGCTTGAAGCCTTTGAAAAACTGCTCAAACGCGAGGTGGGATACTATGATGGCCTGCATATCTACAGTAAGAACCCTGTTGATGATATTGAAAAAGTCCGTAAGCAGCTTCCCCCCTCCGTTGTCATAGAAGGCTGGTGGATGCAGAATGGCAATTTCTTTTCAGCCATGGAAATGGAGAAGAAAGCACTTTTCCTCGTACTGCTACTCATCATTCTCGTGGCTTCTCTGAACATTATCTCCTCTTTGCTGATGACGGTGATGAGTAGACGCTCCGAGATCGCTCTCATGAGAACACTTGGCGCAACCAAAGCAGAGATACGTTCCATATTCTTCCGGTTGGGCATTATCATCGGACTTGCAGGTATCGTTGCCGGGACACTACTTGGTACACTGGGAATTTGGGCATTGAAAACTTTTAACATCATCTCCATGCCGGAAGATGTCTACGGAACCAGTAAACTGCCTGTCGACCTGCTCATGAGTGATTTTGGCTTCATTATACTCGGTACCTCCATCATCATTCTGCTCTCTTCCCTCTATCCTGCAAAGAAAGCAGCACAGACCGACCCGCTCACAGTCCTGAGAAACGAGTAGTCAGGGGGCAACTTTGTTTTTCGGGATCGTGACCTCTTCGATCACAGGGACCTTGGTCGTCTTTTTCTTTTTCCCGGTATTGATGATATGTGCCGGTGACTGCAAAGTCCGTTTGATCAGATCGAACGGCAGTGAGAGGATCTCTTTGGCCGCAGAATAGTTTACTTTGGGATTATCCAGTGTTCCTTTTATCGTAAGTCCCATAGTCACGCTGTTGTCTTTTCCCATTAGGATATAACCCAATAGTGGTATACTCCCTACTGCTTTACCGAGTTTACGTGCCATCTGGACAGCCAGCTTAATATTGAGCTTTTTAGTTTTGATATTGAGTGTCCCCTTGCCCACGATCGTTGCCGTGTCCCCTTTGACATAAACCGTATCAAATATTACTTTATCCTTGACGATACGATACAATATCTTTCCTTTCTGAATTTTGAAACCTTTTTTAGTCAACCCGGGGTCTTCAATGTGGGAGAAATTCTTATCCTTCCTGATAAAATCCCGTGTCTTACTGTAGGCTTTAAAACTTTTCAGTACCCCTCCATCAAGCAGAATCTCGCCTTTCATCAGTTTACCCGGTGTTCCGGAGATCCTGAATGTATAGCGTCCCTTCTGAAGTCCGTCAAAATTGATCAGAGGGTGCAGCATCCTGTCATGAATACGCAGGGCTTCAATAGCGATCTTTGCTCCTGTTTTTCGGAATGTCACTTTGTCGCTGCCAAGATTTCCGACTGCCGTTATTGTGTTGCTTCTAGGATAGATCGTAACTGTGTAGGCATCTGTCAACAATGTATATTTGTCATAACGTAAATTGCTCTTTATACCTCTGATCACTATTTTTTTACCACTCTTTTTTTTACTTTTTATTTTTTTCAAGCGCAGATTGGATTCAAGGAACTTCTGCAGGTCTATATTAAGGTTTTTCAGGGTAATCATAGATTTGGCAGTATCGTAATGTACTCGCTTGTTAAAAGCATAGAAATTGACTCCCTTCGGACTTACCGTTCCAAAACATGGCACTCTGGTATGGCAGGTCTTCTTATCATAGATAAAACAGTCATATCTTGTCAGTACCCCTTTAAATACAAATGTACCAAGGTCTTTACTGCTGATCTCCATTGTGCCCCCATCTATATCTATCTCCATTTTTTTCAGGTATGGCTTTATTTTGGCAAGATCCGCCGCCTCGATTTTCAAACCCTGGTCATTCTGTCTGGTCTTAAGCTTGAAAGAAGGTATGCTGACCAGAACCCCTTTGGCATAATCGACACTGAATGGGATCTTTTTATTCGTCAGGAGGAAAAGCGTTTCCTTTTTCTTTTTGAATTCTATTTTCTTCGCCTGCAGGACAAGGTCTGCCTTCTTGCTTTTAGTATGTACTTTCCCATTGACCGTACCTTCATACCACTGCGATTTCAACTTGATATCTTTGAGGGTAAGCGTATGATTGCTGTAAGTGATATCTCCGCTCTGTACAGGCAGCTTCAGCTTTCCCAGATAGAGATTTCCCTTGCCCGGATGTGCCTTGACATAGACATTGATCTTTCTATTGGGCATATGACCAAGCGGAATACCCAGTTTAACCTGCACTTTAGACCTGTTTCCTTCATGCAGTACAGGAATATTGAGTTTATAGGCTTTAAGGATTTTCTGTACGATTGCATCGATCCTGGTATTGAAATACATGTCCAGATTGAGACGTGTATCCTTTTCTTTACCTATATCGGTAATAGAAACCGTGGCATTAATTTCCCTGTTCTCATATGTGGGATTGGTCAGATCAAAAAAGAGGCTATTCTGCTTATAATTCAATACGACCTTCTCCGATTTGACAGGAGGCAGTCCCTCTTTATAGTGAATTTGAACATCTTCAAGCAGAGCATTCCCTTTCAGGGAATTCCAGTCGAGCTTAAAATCGGTACCATGAACGATACCTTTTCCTGTCAACATATAGAGTCTGTAGGATTTTGCCTCTATCTTTCGAGTGATCCATGCATTGACCTTCTCATTCATCGGCAGCCTGTCTATGAATGTTTTCAAGTCACCAAACAGATCACTGTTGACAATAAATTGGAGCATATGATCCTCTTTGATCGCCTTGAATCTTCCCGTAATGTTATATGCCTCATATTTTCCCTCAAGGATCAGCTTGTCGCTGGGAAGGTCATAATTGAGTTTTCCGACCATGTTAATATCTTCTTTTTTAATATAAAAGAGTGAGATATCCGCAACAAGAACACGTCCTTTACGCCCAACATTTCCGGCGATCTCATAGTCATCACTGGTAATATACAGTACATCATCTGCAAATATGATCTTGTAATGATTGTTTTTGAAATCAACCTTCTCCAGTTCGATATAATGAAAAAATGTCAGCAGATATTTCACACGGTCGAGTACTGTATCCACATTATCAAATGAAGGCTTTTTCTTGGATTTTGGAATGAGGATATGTTTCGCTGTAAGTGTAAGCTTTTTATCGAGTTTGATGTATAATCCATCTACTTCATAATGGTTGAAACTAAGATGCTCCACATGGATACCGGATTTCAGCCAGACAAAGAGGGCTCCAAAAAGGATAATAAGAACAATGAGTGTATCACGCAAAGCAACATGGAGAACATGGATGGTATGGGCAGAGAACATTGCCGTCGTTTTGATCATTGCGCTTGCCTTTTACACTACAATACCCGTCAGAACGACGCAGACGCTCTACATTCCTCAAGGTTCTATTAATATTATTATATCACAGCTGGCTAAAAAAGGATACGCTGTATCCGTTGTCGACAACTTTATTCTGCGTGTCATGGGCAGTCCGCAGACGGGTTGGATATTTCTGGGGAAGAATGAGATGAACCGTATCGATTTTCTTCATAAACTCACCTCATCTAAAGCGATGATCAACAAAGTCACCCTGATCCCGGGAGAGACTTCGGAGATCTTTTTTGATATGCTGGCAAAAGAGCTGAAACTCGACCCCAAAAAACTTTACAAATATTACCATGAATTTTCCCTCTATCCCGAAGCAGGGATCTTTGCCGATACCTATTATGTCCCCTACGGGATTAAAGAAAAGCACCTGATGCATTTTCTTGTGCGTGAATCCGAAAAGAAATACAAGGCGATCTCGGAGAAGATCTATGGAACGTACAATACCAAACAGTGGCAGAAAGTACTGGTGGTCGCCTCGATCATTCAGAAAGAGGCAGCCAACAAAGAAGAGATGTCCCTGGTCTCCTCTGTCATTTACAACCGTCTGAAAAAAGGGATGCGCCTGCAGATGGACGGTACGCTCAATTACGGAAAATACTCCCATGTCAAGGTCACACGGGAACGCATCAAAAATGATGAAAGCACTTTCAATACCTACAAACATAAAGGCCTGCCGCCCTCACCTATTGGCTCAGTGAGCATAGCTGCCATCCGGGCAGCCATCCGACCGGCAAAAACGAAGCATCTCTATTTTATGAAGAATAAAGAGGGTACGCATGACTTCTCAGACAGCTTTAAGGCACATAGGAAGAATGTGAAGAAGGCTAGATAGAACACGGTAAAATTCACGTAGGGTGCTGTGCCCTCACGGCACCAATAAATCTGCAACATTATAGGCCCCATCTAATAACCCTAAATACTCAATGCCAAAAAAGCAGCTGCACAATATTCAGTATGAACATCGTCACGAATCCCACTTTGTATACCATCATTTCGTTCCGCTCTATAAATGAAAGGTTCTTGTCAAAATAGGGTTGTACTTTCTCAGGATTGTCGATCTCGTAGAGCATTTCCGAGTAGTTGTGGTAGCGTTTGTCCGTATCGCTCTCTACGGCACGAAGGATAACACTTTCCAGCCATTCGGGTATCTTTGCATTGTACTTTGTCGGATGCTTCGGATTCTTGTCAAAGCTTGGATTCTGAAACGGTTCTATCTCACCGAAAGGGAACTTCTGTGTCAAAGCTTCGTACAGCACCACACCGATAGCATAGACCTCCGTCTGTTCCGTAATGGGTGCCTGCAAAAAACGCTCCGGTGCCAGATAGGAAGGGGTACCTGCACGCGTTACCTTGGAATATGCTTCCGTGATACTGCCGAAATCAACTATCTTGAAAATTATTTTCTCTTTGCGTTTGGTCACAATGATGTTTTCGGGCTTGATATCACCATGTACCAGG
Coding sequences:
- the thiI gene encoding tRNA uracil 4-sulfurtransferase ThiI; the protein is MTESNVKTQKFILKLFPEIMVKGSSAKKQMVQQLYSNLQTLLGRIDEQIAIRKFSDKIEVVTPVTCLEEVRNTLLHTPGIEQVLEALQFDNMDNLEKIKEKVCEIVAPTIEAKSFVVRAKRTGSHSFNSSEMERVIGGYTLAHSSAARVDLHDPEETVRIELINNQLNIITEKHIGLGGFPIGTQGDVLSLMSGGFDSTVASYLTMKRGIKTHFIFFNLGGAAHEIGVKQVSLYLWSRYGTSHPVRFISVPFDTVVEEIFRSTAETYMGVTLKRLMLMAAEKIANEMGIDALVTGESVAQVSSQTLRNLALIDQVTNKLVLRPLATFNKPDIIDIATQIGTRYFAENMPEYCGVISKNPIIHGSYKRMEKEAKRFNYEVLDKAVEDAVSLDIRDIVDDVSQSAPVEVVQNLDSGDYTIIDIRTDAPCIKTECESIQIPFHKLKTEFKKLPQDREYLLYCDKGIMSQLHAQYLRDSENLENVRVYRP
- the rmuC gene encoding DNA recombination protein RmuC, translating into MQEIFQTIQNDSTLMFVAGIALVVLLVIVLVVVVFSTKAKTLSDRLVESHELDRVKSIKIDALEKELQSVKITNAGYEQELQHFSQVREELASKTEQVATLQTKNSVLEKELSQTETQLENLEKMYENLLKEHKELQGRFEHLQEENNRFQVNNARLLMKLETESRHASSKLEMMQEHKKELKTEFERLAKQIFDGNSEKFAEFSKQNLDSMIKPLQTQIEEFKKQVSDTYNAESQDRAVLKNEINSLKELNEKISTDAINLTNALKGESKQQGVWGEMVLEHVLEASGLRKGHEFEREVSLRTDDNEVLRPDVIVHLPDNRDLIIDAKTSLISYERFINAEDEANKAKHLAAHLNSIKMHIEELSNKNYERLKEVNTLDFIFMFMPIEGALAVALEHDNSIYDNAFKKKILLVGPTTLLVAMRAVENVWKYERQNQNAQEIARRAGAMYDKFVRFSEDLIKISKQIDAIQSSFSAAKNKLSDGKGNLVRQVQQLKELGAQTNKQIPKELKGEEE
- the lolA gene encoding LolA-like outer membrane lipoprotein chaperone, whose product is MRKILVSMTIGISLYANGITLPDYFKANFTQMITNTKKKTITYSGKVFFSTPSLMKWDYTRPTKKEVCTDGKELRVVDHDLEQVSTYLISKGFNLNEIVKQAKEHKSNIYVAHYGGKSYTIQTDGKKRLQSIAYYDDLDNKVQIVFKKIKYGKGALSRQSMTCTAPKEYDEIRG
- the secA gene encoding preprotein translocase subunit SecA, translating into MIKSVLKVFGTQNDRIVKSYMKRVSNINVLESTYEPMSDEELQVAFNALRESVKSGEKSMEDVLYDSFAITREASKRVLGLRHYDVQMVGGMVLHDGNIAEMKTGEGKTLVATLAVVLNAMTGKGVHVVTVNDYLAKRDSSEMGELYNFLGYSVGCITADIQDDAGRKAQYDADITYGTNNEYGFDYLRDNMKVRLEEKVQREHNYAIVDEVDSILIDEARTPLIISGPTQRDQNHYARADAIAKQMERGEKIETKPGEDEKTTGDFIVDEKNRTIVMTEQGLQKAQDLFEVDNLYSLENAVLSHHLDQALKAHNIFEKDVDYVVQDNEIIIVDEFTGRLSEGRRYSEGLHQALEAKEGVEIQEESQTLAEITYQNYFRLYNKLAGMTGTAQTEATEFSQIYGLDVISIPTNVPVERADRNDLIYNTEKEKLDAVVRKVKEYHSKGQPVLIGTASIEKSEMIHERLKKEKIPHNILNAKNHAQEAEIIKNAGQKGAVTVATNMAGRGVDIKIDDEVRSLGGLAILGTERHESRRIDNQLRGRSGRQGDLGESQFFLSLDDNLLRIFGGEKIRNIMNRLGVEEGEYIDSKIVTRSVEKAQKKVENQHYESRKHILEYDDVANHQRKAIYAFRNQLLDPEFDIDAKIKENRAEYVHHMLAEAEIFEGMPKEDFDIEKLAALIKEELRIEVDPQYFKDKETEELEAMITEMMENIYEEKMSQLEPAQRNEIERILYLQVLDPQWRDHLYEMDVLKTGIGLRGYNQKDPLTEYKQDSYKLFTDLVERIKLEAVKVLHLVQFDFTSPEEEEEAIEQIREELESEVADASLNQSFEEGVIAEDSEKLKPITGTKKPKRNDPCPCGSGKKYKNCCGQSGPKKGLLA
- a CDS encoding ABC transporter permease, which gives rise to MSAILKHVSPNKRFVGHIIKHYLKYDKENPFIFISALLAFFGIAAGVMVLMIAMGVMNGTQQEFTKKLFVMNYPLTVLPIEENAVNIDLVKELSRKFPDMKFSPYYTTQVITKNDGAVQGSLLYGVDYDKESQLNDVFRKARGDGKSKFKVVIGEGLSYEMNAMKGDKVTLYFSEQTAAGFGTMPLQKRFVVDGVFKSGLKAYDKAIMYTTLEAFEKLLKREVGYYDGLHIYSKNPVDDIEKVRKQLPPSVVIEGWWMQNGNFFSAMEMEKKALFLVLLLIILVASLNIISSLLMTVMSRRSEIALMRTLGATKAEIRSIFFRLGIIIGLAGIVAGTLLGTLGIWALKTFNIISMPEDVYGTSKLPVDLLMSDFGFIILGTSIIILLSSLYPAKKAAQTDPLTVLRNE